From the genome of Desulfonatronum thiosulfatophilum, one region includes:
- a CDS encoding CoB--CoM heterodisulfide reductase iron-sulfur subunit A family protein, which produces MEHSGILVVGGGFSGITAALEAAEVGHEVFIIEKNSYLGGRVSQLNQYFPKLCPPSCGLEINYQRIKNNPKVKFFTMAEVGSITGAPGNYTATIKIKPRFVNNNCVACNKCTEVCPVDTDAEFDYGLQKRKAIYRPHLSSFPMRYVVDPEICLGKSCSKCVEVCAYDAVDLDEKEKEVTLNVGAVIWATGWKPYDVKNLDILGGGKIKNVITNMQMERLASPSGPTNGQITRPSDGKAPQRIAFVQCAGSRDESHLSYCSYICCMASLKQVTYLRSQYPDADIVIYYIDLRTPGRYDKFLQKIREDGKVLMVKGKVAQVVEDGGSGDVLVTAEDIIGGLKKEERYDMVVLATGMQPSVAGQVLPLGLQQDDEGFCNTLEAGISAAGCAKMPLDVMRSAQTATGAALKAIQTVVGR; this is translated from the coding sequence ATGGAACATTCAGGAATACTTGTCGTAGGAGGCGGCTTCAGCGGAATTACTGCCGCGCTGGAAGCCGCCGAAGTTGGACATGAGGTGTTTATTATTGAAAAAAATTCATATCTCGGGGGACGCGTCTCCCAATTGAATCAATATTTTCCCAAACTCTGTCCTCCATCCTGCGGCCTGGAAATCAATTACCAGCGGATCAAGAATAATCCGAAGGTCAAATTTTTCACAATGGCCGAAGTTGGATCAATCACTGGGGCGCCGGGAAACTACACGGCAACGATTAAAATCAAGCCCCGCTTCGTAAACAACAACTGTGTCGCTTGCAACAAGTGTACAGAAGTCTGCCCCGTGGATACGGACGCGGAATTCGACTACGGTTTGCAGAAGCGCAAGGCGATCTACCGCCCGCACCTTTCCTCTTTCCCGATGCGCTATGTCGTTGATCCGGAGATCTGTCTCGGCAAGAGCTGTTCCAAGTGCGTGGAAGTCTGTGCCTATGATGCCGTGGACCTGGATGAAAAGGAAAAGGAAGTCACCCTGAATGTCGGCGCCGTGATCTGGGCAACCGGGTGGAAGCCATACGACGTGAAAAATCTGGATATTCTCGGCGGTGGAAAAATCAAAAACGTCATCACGAACATGCAGATGGAGCGCTTGGCCAGCCCCAGCGGGCCGACCAACGGTCAGATAACGCGGCCTTCGGACGGCAAAGCGCCGCAGCGCATCGCCTTTGTGCAGTGTGCTGGCTCTCGTGATGAAAGCCATCTCTCCTATTGTTCCTACATCTGCTGTATGGCGTCGCTGAAACAGGTCACCTATCTGCGATCCCAGTATCCTGATGCGGATATTGTGATTTACTACATCGATCTGCGAACCCCGGGCCGATATGACAAGTTTCTGCAAAAAATCCGTGAGGACGGAAAGGTGCTCATGGTTAAAGGCAAAGTGGCCCAGGTGGTCGAAGACGGCGGCAGCGGCGATGTGCTTGTCACCGCCGAGGACATCATCGGCGGCCTGAAAAAGGAAGAACGATACGACATGGTGGTTCTGGCGACCGGCATGCAGCCAAGCGTGGCCGGCCAGGTTCTTCCTTTGGGTCTCCAGCAGGATGACGAAGGGTTCTGCAACACCCTTGAAGCCGGCATCTCTGCCGCAGGCTGCGCCAAGATGCCTCTGGACGTCATGCGATCGGCACAGACCGCGACCGGTGCGGCGCTGAAAGCAATTCAAACCGTGGTAGGGAGGTAA
- the rpmE gene encoding 50S ribosomal protein L31 gives MKKEIHPEISKKKIHCACGFEVEALSTQRNDIQVEICSNCHPFYTGKQRFVDTAGRIDRFKKKYAAMAEKS, from the coding sequence ATGAAGAAAGAAATCCATCCCGAAATCAGCAAGAAAAAGATCCACTGCGCCTGTGGTTTTGAAGTTGAGGCTTTGAGCACGCAACGCAATGATATACAGGTTGAAATTTGTTCCAATTGTCACCCTTTTTATACCGGCAAACAGCGGTTTGTCGATACTGCCGGACGCATTGATCGATTCAAGAAGAAGTATGCCGCCATGGCGGAAAAAAGCTAG
- a CDS encoding hydrogenase iron-sulfur subunit, which translates to MSSKIGVYICEGCDIGPQLNAGQLAEFVKSEYGGSCPVVKTSPVLCSQEGKALIQADVDAESIDSVAVCACSPRVKWDIFRFGDKAVVERVNLREQCVWSYARPEADTTAEGEIPETLRMMAQDYIRMGIIKLQKYVVPQAEVPEITKTILVVGGGNTGLTAALGGANLGYDVILMEKESQLGGFASQMYKQVPYSYPYTQSIPTTIDQKINEVTAHEKIRVFTSSTLNKLEGAPGQYTAVIANGKGEERLPVGSVVLATGWKPYDPEARVVAVEPPKEEAKEDVATEETPEIKKGENVLAHLGLGRFTNVITNVDMELMAKKGELLRPSDGRPVQSVAFIQCAGQRSTEEGHLPYCSSVCCMVSLKQAGYLREKNKDGKAFILYKDMIVPGVQELYYKAAQDDPGIFLTKGDVAEVREDADGGIVVKTQNTLLGEDFEIKVDVLVLATGMVPTTLADPVINFDYRQGPAFPDLLLFNGFADSNYICFPYETRRTGVYSAGCVHQPMLLGAAEDDAAGAVLKAIQCLESINRGMAVHPRSGDISFPKFNMVRCTQCKRCTEECPFGALDDDEKGTPKPNQTRCRRCGTCMGACPERVISFEEYNVDMIATMIKENEVPDDIDEGGPRVIVFVCENDAYPALDMAAFQGKKWSPYVRFIPVRCLGAINSIWIADSMSKGIDGVLLLGCKYGDDYQCHFAKGSELCNKRMENIAETLGRLQLEPERVQQKQVAIDEYDKIPQMIDEFMNHIIDDIGANPYKGF; encoded by the coding sequence ATGTCCAGCAAGATTGGTGTTTATATATGCGAAGGTTGCGACATTGGCCCTCAGCTGAATGCAGGGCAATTAGCGGAATTCGTCAAGAGTGAGTACGGTGGAAGCTGTCCCGTGGTAAAGACGTCGCCGGTACTGTGCAGCCAGGAAGGAAAGGCCCTGATTCAGGCCGACGTGGATGCGGAATCCATTGACAGCGTGGCAGTCTGTGCCTGTTCTCCCCGAGTGAAGTGGGATATATTCCGGTTCGGCGACAAGGCAGTTGTCGAACGGGTCAACCTTCGTGAGCAGTGCGTCTGGTCCTATGCCAGGCCCGAGGCTGACACCACGGCGGAAGGCGAAATTCCGGAAACATTGCGGATGATGGCCCAGGACTATATCCGGATGGGCATCATCAAGCTTCAGAAGTACGTTGTGCCGCAGGCCGAAGTTCCGGAAATCACCAAGACGATTCTTGTCGTCGGCGGGGGAAATACAGGTTTGACCGCGGCACTGGGCGGCGCAAACCTCGGATACGATGTGATTCTGATGGAAAAGGAATCCCAACTGGGCGGTTTTGCATCGCAGATGTACAAGCAGGTTCCGTATTCGTATCCCTATACGCAGTCCATTCCCACAACCATCGACCAAAAAATCAACGAAGTGACGGCCCACGAGAAGATTCGCGTCTTCACCAGTTCGACGTTGAACAAGCTCGAGGGTGCTCCCGGGCAGTACACGGCGGTCATCGCCAACGGCAAGGGCGAAGAGCGCCTGCCTGTCGGCTCAGTTGTTCTGGCCACCGGCTGGAAACCCTACGATCCGGAAGCGCGTGTGGTTGCGGTAGAACCTCCCAAGGAAGAAGCCAAGGAAGACGTTGCTACTGAAGAAACTCCTGAAATCAAGAAAGGAGAGAACGTTCTCGCTCACCTGGGTCTGGGACGCTTCACCAATGTGATCACCAACGTGGACATGGAATTGATGGCCAAGAAGGGCGAGTTGTTGCGTCCCTCAGACGGACGTCCGGTTCAGTCCGTCGCATTTATTCAATGTGCCGGTCAGCGTTCCACCGAGGAAGGTCATCTGCCCTACTGTTCATCCGTCTGCTGCATGGTATCCCTGAAACAGGCCGGATATCTCCGTGAAAAGAACAAGGACGGCAAAGCCTTCATCCTTTACAAGGATATGATCGTTCCCGGTGTGCAGGAACTTTATTACAAGGCCGCTCAGGACGACCCAGGTATTTTTCTGACCAAGGGCGATGTGGCGGAAGTAAGGGAAGATGCCGACGGCGGCATTGTCGTCAAGACACAGAACACGCTGCTTGGCGAAGACTTTGAAATCAAAGTGGATGTTCTTGTCCTGGCAACCGGCATGGTGCCCACCACTCTGGCCGATCCGGTGATTAATTTTGACTATCGCCAGGGGCCGGCATTCCCGGATCTGTTGCTCTTCAACGGATTTGCCGATTCCAACTACATCTGTTTTCCTTATGAAACCCGGCGTACCGGTGTCTACTCGGCCGGTTGCGTGCATCAGCCCATGCTTCTGGGCGCCGCTGAGGATGATGCCGCGGGTGCCGTGCTCAAGGCCATCCAGTGCCTGGAGTCGATCAATCGCGGCATGGCCGTGCACCCCAGGTCCGGTGACATATCCTTCCCGAAGTTCAACATGGTCCGCTGCACCCAGTGCAAGCGGTGCACGGAAGAGTGTCCTTTCGGCGCCCTTGATGATGATGAAAAGGGAACGCCAAAGCCCAACCAGACACGTTGTCGTCGTTGTGGAACCTGCATGGGCGCCTGTCCAGAGCGGGTCATCTCCTTCGAGGAGTACAACGTGGACATGATCGCTACCATGATCAAGGAAAATGAGGTGCCGGACGACATCGACGAGGGCGGCCCACGGGTTATCGTCTTCGTTTGCGAGAACGACGCTTATCCAGCGTTGGACATGGCAGCTTTCCAGGGCAAGAAATGGTCACCGTACGTGCGTTTCATCCCCGTGCGCTGCCTGGGGGCTATCAACAGCATCTGGATTGCCGACTCCATGTCCAAGGGCATTGACGGTGTTCTCCTGCTGGGTTGCAAATACGGCGACGATTATCAGTGTCACTTTGCTAAAGGCAGCGAACTCTGCAACAAGCGCATGGAAAACATCGCCGAGACCCTGGGCCGGTTGCAGCTTGAGCCGGAACGGGTTCAGCAGAAGCAGGTTGCCATTGACGAATATGACAAGATACCCCAGATGATCGACGAATTCATGAACCATATCATCGACGATATCGGCGCCAACCCCTACAAAGGCTTCTAG
- the aprA gene encoding adenylyl-sulfate reductase subunit alpha, which produces MTTIPSKIAPQGVPIAEPEVVEIEKDVLIIGGGMAACGTAVEIKPWADKHGVSYIMVDKAALERSGAVAQGLSAINTYLGDNTPDDYVRMVRTDLMGVVREDLIFDLGRHVDDSVHLFEEWGLPCWVKEGEHNLDGAQAKAKGLSLRTGAKPVRSGKWQIMINGESYKVLVAEAAKNAIGQDNYLERIFVVRLLLDANTPNRVAGAVGFSLRENKVYIFKCNACLVASGGAVNVYRPRSVGEGKGRAWYPVWNAGSGYTLVAQAGGEMTMMENRFCPARFKDGYGPVGAWFLLFKAKAVNALGEDYCVTNDDMIKTYREKGYARGHIIPTCLRNHMMLEEMQAGRGPIYMDTATALQTTFATLDKKQQKHLESEAWEDFLDMCVGQANLWACLNIEPEKVGSEIMPTEPYLLGSHSGCCGIWCSGPDEEWVPAEYKIKADNGKVYNRMTSVNGLFIAGDCVGASGHKFSSGSHAEGRIAAKQLVRWVVDHKDYKPAIKETAEELKKMIYKPYYNYEAGKSVSTDPVVNPMYITPRNFMDRLMKCTDEYGAGTSTYYRTSAKLLETGMKLLDMLDEDSHKLAARDLHELLRCWEQYHRLWTVRLHMQHIQFRTETRYPGFYYRTDFPDLNDDEWKCFTNSKYDPVKKETTFYKVPLIQIIP; this is translated from the coding sequence ATGACCACAATTCCTTCCAAAATCGCCCCCCAAGGGGTGCCGATTGCCGAACCGGAAGTTGTTGAAATCGAAAAAGATGTGCTGATTATCGGCGGCGGCATGGCTGCTTGCGGCACTGCCGTTGAGATCAAGCCTTGGGCCGACAAGCACGGCGTGAGCTACATCATGGTCGACAAGGCAGCTCTGGAGCGCTCCGGAGCTGTTGCCCAGGGTCTGTCCGCCATCAACACCTACCTCGGCGACAACACCCCTGACGACTACGTCCGCATGGTCCGCACCGACCTGATGGGCGTTGTCCGCGAAGACCTGATCTTCGACCTGGGCCGCCACGTTGACGATTCCGTGCACCTGTTCGAAGAGTGGGGCCTGCCCTGCTGGGTCAAGGAAGGCGAACACAACCTGGACGGCGCTCAGGCCAAGGCCAAGGGCCTGTCCCTGCGCACCGGCGCGAAGCCGGTTCGCTCCGGTAAGTGGCAGATCATGATCAACGGCGAATCCTACAAGGTCCTCGTTGCTGAAGCCGCCAAGAACGCCATTGGTCAGGACAACTACCTGGAGCGCATCTTCGTGGTGCGGCTGCTCCTGGATGCCAATACCCCGAATCGGGTTGCCGGCGCCGTGGGCTTCTCCCTGCGCGAAAACAAGGTTTACATCTTCAAGTGCAATGCTTGCCTCGTGGCCAGCGGCGGCGCAGTGAACGTGTACCGTCCCCGTTCCGTTGGCGAAGGCAAAGGCCGCGCCTGGTACCCCGTATGGAACGCCGGTTCCGGTTACACCCTTGTCGCTCAGGCCGGCGGTGAAATGACCATGATGGAAAACCGGTTCTGCCCGGCTCGCTTCAAGGACGGTTACGGACCGGTCGGCGCCTGGTTCTTGCTGTTCAAGGCCAAGGCCGTCAACGCCCTGGGCGAAGACTACTGCGTAACCAACGACGACATGATCAAGACCTATCGCGAGAAGGGTTATGCTCGTGGTCACATCATCCCGACCTGTCTGCGTAACCACATGATGTTGGAAGAAATGCAGGCTGGCCGCGGTCCGATCTACATGGACACCGCCACAGCCCTGCAGACCACCTTCGCTACCCTGGACAAGAAGCAGCAGAAGCACCTTGAGTCCGAGGCTTGGGAAGACTTTCTCGACATGTGCGTTGGCCAAGCCAACCTTTGGGCCTGCTTGAACATCGAACCTGAAAAGGTCGGTTCTGAAATCATGCCCACGGAACCCTACCTGCTGGGTTCGCACTCCGGTTGCTGCGGCATCTGGTGCTCCGGCCCCGATGAGGAATGGGTCCCCGCCGAGTACAAGATCAAGGCTGACAACGGTAAGGTGTACAACCGCATGACCTCAGTCAACGGCCTGTTCATCGCCGGTGACTGCGTTGGCGCTTCCGGTCACAAGTTCTCCTCCGGTTCCCATGCTGAAGGCCGCATTGCAGCCAAGCAGCTGGTGCGCTGGGTTGTAGACCACAAGGACTACAAGCCCGCCATCAAGGAAACGGCTGAAGAGCTGAAGAAAATGATCTACAAGCCGTACTACAACTATGAAGCTGGCAAGTCGGTTTCCACGGATCCTGTGGTTAACCCCATGTACATTACTCCGCGCAACTTCATGGATCGTTTGATGAAGTGCACGGACGAGTACGGTGCCGGTACATCTACCTACTACCGCACTTCCGCGAAGCTGCTGGAAACCGGCATGAAGCTTCTGGACATGCTGGATGAAGACTCCCACAAGCTGGCCGCCCGCGACCTGCACGAACTGTTGCGTTGCTGGGAGCAGTACCACCGCCTGTGGACCGTACGTCTGCACATGCAGCACATCCAGTTCCGCACGGAAACCCGCTACCCCGGTTTCTACTATCGCACTGACTTCCCTGATCTGAACGACGATGAGTGGAAGTGCTTCACCAACTCCAAGTACGATCCGGTCAAGAAGGAAACCACCTTCTACAAGGTGCCTTTGATCCAGATCATTCCGTAA
- the sat gene encoding sulfate adenylyltransferase: protein MTSLVPPHGGKGLTECLLQGAELEAEKKKAQGLKKIELAPREKGDVLMMGIGAFSPLTGFMTKADWKGVCEKMLLSDGTFWPIPVTLSVSKEDAADIKEGDEIALYDSKYDEILATMKVDEKYEVTEADKKFECEKIFMGEGTKTPEDFWKVHSEDPHPGVDMVMGQKPVNLAGKIKVLSESHYPKTYAGVYMRPSESRKVFEERGWKKVAALQLRNPMHRSHEFLAKIAIEVCDGVFIHSLIGNLKPGDIPAEWRVKCINTLIENNFVPKNVVHGGYPMDMRYAGPREALLHATFRQNFGISDMIIGRDHAGVGDYYGMFEAQTIFDKIPYATEACPTPGQALLCKPMKIDWTFYCFKCDGMASLRTCPHTKEDRVILSGTKLRKMLSEGGEIPDHFGREEVLEILREYYASLTEKVEIKMHKAAAG, encoded by the coding sequence ATGACGAGTTTGGTGCCGCCGCATGGTGGCAAGGGGCTAACCGAATGCTTGCTCCAGGGCGCGGAACTGGAAGCTGAGAAGAAAAAGGCTCAAGGACTGAAGAAAATTGAGTTGGCTCCCCGTGAAAAGGGCGACGTCCTGATGATGGGCATCGGTGCTTTCAGCCCGTTGACCGGCTTTATGACCAAGGCCGATTGGAAGGGCGTTTGCGAGAAGATGTTGCTTTCCGACGGAACCTTCTGGCCCATTCCGGTGACCCTCTCCGTTTCCAAAGAAGATGCCGCCGACATCAAAGAAGGCGACGAGATCGCATTGTACGATTCCAAGTACGATGAAATCCTGGCCACAATGAAGGTCGACGAGAAGTATGAGGTGACCGAGGCCGACAAGAAGTTCGAGTGCGAGAAGATTTTCATGGGCGAAGGCACCAAAACCCCTGAAGATTTCTGGAAAGTGCATAGTGAAGATCCCCATCCGGGCGTGGACATGGTCATGGGGCAGAAGCCCGTGAACCTGGCCGGAAAGATCAAGGTTCTCTCCGAAAGCCATTACCCCAAGACCTACGCCGGCGTGTACATGCGTCCCTCTGAATCCCGCAAGGTCTTCGAAGAGCGTGGATGGAAAAAGGTCGCCGCTTTGCAGCTGCGCAACCCGATGCACCGCTCCCACGAATTCCTGGCCAAGATTGCCATTGAAGTCTGCGACGGCGTGTTTATCCACTCCTTGATCGGCAACCTGAAGCCCGGCGACATTCCCGCCGAATGGCGCGTGAAGTGCATCAACACCTTGATTGAGAACAATTTCGTGCCGAAAAACGTGGTTCACGGCGGGTACCCCATGGACATGCGCTACGCCGGCCCCCGTGAGGCTCTGCTGCACGCCACTTTCCGTCAGAACTTCGGCATCTCCGATATGATCATCGGCCGCGACCATGCCGGCGTTGGCGACTACTACGGAATGTTCGAAGCCCAGACCATTTTTGATAAGATTCCTTACGCCACGGAAGCCTGCCCGACCCCTGGCCAGGCTTTGCTTTGCAAGCCGATGAAAATCGACTGGACCTTCTACTGCTTCAAGTGCGACGGTATGGCCTCTCTGCGCACCTGCCCGCATACCAAGGAAGACAGGGTCATTCTCAGCGGCACCAAGCTGCGCAAGATGCTGTCCGAAGGCGGCGAGATTCCGGACCACTTCGGCCGGGAAGAGGTTCTCGAGATTCTGCGCGAGTACTACGCCAGCCTGACCGAAAAGGTCGAGATCAAGATGCACAAAGCCGCCGCCGGCTGA
- the aprB gene encoding adenylyl-sulfate reductase subunit beta: MPTFVNPEKCDGCKGGEKTACMYICPNDLMILDAQEMKAFNQEPDACWECYSCVKICPQGAIEARPYADFAPMGGTSIPLRSGDAIMWTIKFRNGNIKRFKFPIRTTAEGSIKPYEGKPEAGDLENELLFTETELKKPQEVSNKKFDFTNADYTQCWTEPTCGA, translated from the coding sequence ATGCCTACTTTTGTCAATCCGGAGAAATGTGACGGTTGCAAGGGTGGTGAGAAGACAGCATGTATGTACATCTGTCCGAACGACCTGATGATTCTGGATGCCCAGGAAATGAAAGCGTTCAATCAAGAGCCTGATGCCTGCTGGGAGTGCTATTCCTGTGTGAAGATCTGCCCCCAGGGCGCCATTGAAGCCCGCCCCTACGCCGACTTCGCCCCCATGGGCGGCACCAGCATCCCGCTGCGTTCCGGCGATGCCATCATGTGGACCATCAAGTTCCGCAACGGCAACATCAAGCGCTTTAAGTTCCCCATCCGGACCACGGCTGAAGGCTCCATCAAGCCTTACGAGGGCAAGCCTGAAGCTGGCGATCTGGAAAACGAACTGCTGTTCACCGAGACTGAGCTGAAGAAGCCTCAGGAAGTGTCGAACAAGAAGTTTGATTTTACCAACGCCGACTACACCCAGTGCTGGACTGAGCCGACCTGCGGCGCGTAA
- a CDS encoding aconitate hydratase produces the protein MGRNLTRKIIRDHLVSGEMIPGREISLRIDQTLTQDATGTMAYLQWMAMGLDRVRTELSVSYVDHNTLQMGFQNADDHRFLRSVAARYGIVFSPPGTGICHQLHLENFARPGKTLIGSDSHTPTAGGVGSLAMGAGGLSVALAMAGEPYTIPMPKVFQIHLTGRLQAWAGAKDIILHVLGLLSVKGGVGAVLEYAGPGVDGLTVPERATITNMGAELGATASVFPSDEQTREFLTRMGRPEDFAPLSADPDASYDQVIEIDLDSIEPMAARPHMPDLVVPIRELDGLAVDQVAIGSCTNSSYTDLKTAALVLRNRQASRNTDLFIAPGSKQVLKLLNREGLLEALLDSGARLLECSCGPCIGMGGSPTSAGVSLRTFNRNFEGRSGTQDAQVYLVGPAAAAQAALVGRITDPKTWGAAPEKPTLPQDVPSIRHLFIMPPPQEQAQGVEICCGPNIVPLEEFSTLPRKIEAQVLIVLGDNVTTDHILPGGAAVTALRSNLPAISKFIFNRVDQEFVVRAEKAPAGIIVGGENYGQGSSREHAALGPRHLGVRIVLAKSFARIHKANLINFGILPLVFANPDDHARLTVGQAIELDTVELASRTEIPLQILEGAEILVRHDLTVKELEIINAGGLLNMARVR, from the coding sequence ATGGGACGAAACCTGACCCGGAAAATCATCCGCGATCACCTTGTATCCGGCGAAATGATCCCCGGCCGCGAGATATCACTGCGCATCGACCAGACGTTAACCCAGGACGCCACAGGCACCATGGCCTATCTGCAGTGGATGGCCATGGGGCTGGATCGTGTCCGGACTGAACTCTCGGTCAGCTACGTGGACCACAATACACTGCAGATGGGCTTCCAGAACGCGGACGATCACCGTTTCCTGCGATCCGTTGCCGCAAGGTACGGGATTGTTTTTTCACCACCGGGCACGGGTATTTGCCATCAATTGCATCTGGAAAATTTTGCCAGGCCGGGGAAAACCCTGATCGGATCAGACAGCCATACCCCCACGGCCGGCGGAGTGGGCTCCTTGGCCATGGGCGCGGGCGGCCTGTCCGTGGCTCTGGCCATGGCCGGTGAACCCTACACCATCCCCATGCCCAAAGTGTTCCAGATCCATCTCACCGGCCGTCTCCAGGCCTGGGCAGGGGCCAAGGACATCATTCTGCACGTTCTGGGGCTGCTCTCGGTCAAGGGCGGCGTGGGCGCGGTGCTGGAGTATGCCGGTCCCGGGGTGGACGGCCTGACCGTTCCGGAACGGGCCACCATCACCAATATGGGAGCGGAACTGGGCGCCACAGCCTCTGTTTTTCCCAGCGATGAACAAACGCGCGAATTCCTGACCCGGATGGGTCGCCCGGAAGATTTCGCTCCCTTGTCCGCGGATCCGGATGCTTCCTATGATCAGGTGATCGAGATCGACCTGGATTCCATTGAACCCATGGCCGCCCGTCCGCACATGCCGGACCTTGTCGTGCCGATCCGCGAACTGGATGGATTGGCGGTTGATCAGGTGGCTATCGGATCCTGCACCAACTCCTCCTATACGGACTTGAAAACTGCGGCTTTGGTCCTGCGGAATCGACAAGCATCAAGAAACACGGACCTTTTCATTGCCCCCGGCTCCAAACAGGTGCTCAAGCTGTTGAACCGGGAAGGCCTGCTTGAAGCACTGCTGGACAGCGGCGCCAGGCTCCTGGAATGCTCCTGCGGCCCCTGCATCGGCATGGGCGGCTCGCCCACATCCGCCGGAGTCAGCTTGCGGACCTTTAACCGCAATTTCGAAGGACGCAGCGGCACCCAGGACGCCCAGGTTTACCTTGTCGGCCCGGCAGCCGCGGCCCAGGCAGCTTTGGTTGGCCGGATCACCGATCCAAAAACCTGGGGAGCCGCGCCGGAAAAACCGACTCTTCCGCAGGACGTCCCCTCCATCCGCCACCTTTTCATCATGCCTCCTCCGCAGGAGCAGGCCCAAGGCGTGGAGATCTGCTGTGGACCGAACATCGTCCCCCTGGAGGAGTTTTCTACGCTTCCCCGTAAAATCGAGGCCCAGGTGCTCATCGTGCTGGGGGACAACGTCACCACGGACCACATCCTGCCGGGTGGCGCCGCTGTCACGGCCTTGCGATCCAACCTGCCGGCCATCAGCAAGTTCATTTTCAACCGCGTGGATCAGGAGTTCGTTGTCAGGGCGGAAAAGGCTCCAGCGGGGATCATCGTCGGCGGGGAAAACTACGGACAGGGATCAAGTCGAGAGCACGCGGCCCTGGGGCCGCGACATCTGGGCGTGCGCATCGTTTTGGCCAAGTCTTTCGCCAGGATCCACAAGGCCAACCTGATCAATTTCGGCATCCTGCCCCTGGTCTTCGCAAACCCTGACGACCATGCCCGGCTGACCGTCGGTCAAGCCATCGAACTGGATACAGTGGAACTGGCTTCTCGAACCGAGATCCCGCTACAGATCCTTGAAGGCGCGGAAATCCT
- the qmoC gene encoding quinone-interacting membrane-bound oxidoreductase complex subunit QmoC yields MAQVKRIDPDLRFIEEMQAAGGESLKKCYQCATCSVVCPLSPEDNPYPRKEMIWAQWGLKDKLVGDLDMWLCHNCGTCSDQCPRGAKPADLMAAMRNMAYQNIAQPTIMGKFMSSAKYLPVLAGIPALIFLLAWIFFTPGFLGMPVTDDGQVLFRLVFPQTAFIDPLFGLIALGVVVIFVRGILAQIKTFNDSPQAPIGGVPAKDVLKSSWFVIKDEILSHTRWKECGNDNTDRYFGHMGIFFGFVGLFIVTAYVGVAYWLGVFTGWDLMTPMSLWNPFKILANIASIALIVGLILVTKRRLDLDEGKFKSSYYDWYLLGVIWVVALSGMFSQLLRLANIPAVAYPMYYIHLVSIFMLFAYLPWSKLAHMVYRTVALGYARHIGRGPKPQI; encoded by the coding sequence ATGGCCCAAGTTAAACGCATTGATCCCGATCTGCGGTTTATTGAGGAGATGCAAGCTGCAGGCGGAGAATCACTGAAGAAATGTTATCAATGCGCCACGTGTTCCGTGGTCTGCCCGCTCTCGCCGGAAGACAATCCCTATCCGCGCAAAGAGATGATCTGGGCGCAGTGGGGCTTGAAAGACAAGCTGGTTGGCGACCTGGACATGTGGCTCTGCCATAACTGCGGTACCTGCTCAGACCAGTGTCCGCGCGGCGCCAAGCCCGCGGATTTGATGGCCGCCATGCGCAATATGGCCTATCAGAACATCGCGCAGCCTACGATTATGGGTAAGTTCATGAGTTCGGCGAAATATCTGCCCGTTCTTGCAGGCATCCCAGCATTGATCTTTCTTCTGGCCTGGATATTCTTCACACCTGGCTTTTTGGGAATGCCGGTGACTGACGACGGTCAGGTTTTGTTCCGACTGGTTTTTCCGCAAACCGCGTTTATTGATCCCCTGTTCGGACTAATTGCACTTGGCGTGGTGGTTATCTTTGTTCGGGGAATTCTAGCGCAGATTAAGACATTCAATGATTCGCCACAGGCGCCTATTGGAGGCGTCCCCGCAAAAGACGTTCTCAAGTCGTCATGGTTTGTGATCAAGGACGAAATTCTTTCGCACACAAGATGGAAGGAGTGCGGCAACGACAATACTGATCGCTACTTTGGCCATATGGGAATATTCTTCGGATTCGTGGGATTGTTCATTGTTACAGCCTATGTTGGCGTGGCCTACTGGTTGGGCGTTTTCACAGGCTGGGACCTGATGACACCCATGAGCTTGTGGAATCCCTTCAAGATTTTGGCGAACATCGCGTCCATCGCTCTGATCGTGGGTTTGATTCTGGTGACGAAGCGCCGTCTGGATCTGGATGAGGGCAAATTCAAATCATCCTACTATGACTGGTATCTTCTCGGCGTAATCTGGGTTGTGGCTCTTTCTGGCATGTTCAGCCAGCTGCTCCGTTTGGCCAATATTCCTGCTGTCGCCTATCCAATGTACTACATTCACCTGGTGAGCATTTTCATGCTCTTTGCCTACTTGCCATGGTCCAAATTGGCACACATGGTTTATCGAACCGTTGCACTCGGATATGCTCGGCATATCGGCAGGGGCCCAAAACCTCAGATCTAA